A region from the Mesorhizobium sp. J8 genome encodes:
- a CDS encoding lipopolysaccharide biosynthesis protein, whose translation METSAFDPPEGSLRKSVGRGAVVTAVAQGVRVATQIISVIVLSRLLSPQDFGVVAMCAPVLAFIALFQDFGLTQATIQKSGIRHEEVNYLFWINVAVSAVLACILAASAPLVAAFYSEPRVTGLVAAFGLQIIAYGLGAQHVALLTRRMEFTRLAVIDIASAIVGVAVSIVWTFIDRSYWALFAGTLASAVLPTLCYWYSSRWRPGLPRKVDGIGALINFGAGITGFNFANFFARNLDNVLIGKYWGEAQLGLYDRAYKLLLFPLSQITNPLAKVMVPALSRLKDEPDRYRSAYLRVMPLILLVALPGVAFAAAMSDTLIPFVLGEQWRGSAPIFLALGFAGLLQPLNNPAGWLFVSQGRSGDFMRWGIVTAVTSVLAFAIGLPYGALGVAVAYAVSEYMRTPFLWLYVGRHGPLKASHVLHAALPFVLGAHLAFGAVWLAKPMLQAPPVVALAGGAALSYVATIVVALAFSAGREALREALRLIPARGFLAAPSGAK comes from the coding sequence TTGGAAACCAGTGCATTCGATCCGCCTGAGGGCTCTCTGCGCAAGTCGGTCGGACGCGGCGCGGTCGTCACCGCGGTCGCGCAAGGCGTGCGGGTGGCGACGCAGATCATCTCCGTCATCGTGCTGTCGCGCTTGTTGTCGCCGCAGGATTTCGGCGTCGTGGCGATGTGCGCGCCGGTGCTTGCCTTCATCGCGCTATTCCAGGATTTCGGCCTGACCCAGGCGACGATCCAGAAGAGCGGCATCCGCCATGAAGAGGTCAACTACCTGTTCTGGATCAACGTGGCGGTGAGCGCGGTGCTCGCCTGCATACTCGCGGCTTCCGCGCCGCTGGTCGCCGCCTTCTATAGCGAGCCGCGCGTGACGGGCCTCGTCGCCGCCTTCGGCCTGCAGATCATAGCCTATGGCCTTGGAGCCCAGCACGTGGCGCTGCTGACGCGCCGCATGGAGTTCACGCGGCTGGCCGTCATCGACATCGCCAGCGCGATCGTCGGCGTCGCCGTCTCGATCGTCTGGACCTTCATCGATCGCTCCTATTGGGCGCTTTTCGCCGGCACGCTGGCAAGCGCCGTGCTGCCGACGCTGTGCTACTGGTACTCCTCGCGCTGGCGTCCAGGCCTGCCGCGCAAGGTCGACGGCATCGGCGCGCTGATCAATTTCGGGGCCGGCATCACCGGCTTCAACTTCGCCAATTTCTTCGCCCGCAACCTCGACAACGTGCTGATCGGCAAATACTGGGGCGAGGCACAGCTCGGCCTCTATGACCGCGCCTACAAGCTTCTGCTTTTCCCGCTCAGCCAGATCACCAACCCGCTGGCGAAGGTGATGGTGCCGGCGCTGTCGCGATTGAAGGACGAGCCGGACCGCTATCGCAGCGCCTATCTGCGCGTCATGCCGCTGATCCTCCTGGTGGCGCTTCCCGGTGTCGCCTTCGCCGCCGCCATGTCGGACACGCTCATCCCCTTCGTGCTCGGCGAGCAATGGCGGGGAAGCGCGCCGATCTTCCTGGCACTGGGCTTCGCCGGATTGCTGCAGCCGCTCAACAACCCCGCGGGATGGCTGTTCGTAAGCCAGGGCCGTTCGGGCGACTTCATGCGCTGGGGCATCGTCACCGCCGTGACCTCGGTGCTGGCCTTCGCCATCGGCCTTCCCTACGGCGCGCTCGGCGTCGCGGTCGCCTATGCGGTCAGCGAATATATGCGCACGCCCTTCCTGTGGCTCTATGTCGGCAGGCACGGACCGCTCAAGGCCAGCCATGTGCTTCACGCGGCGCTGCCTTTCGTGCTTGGCGCGCATCTGGCATTCGGCGCGGTCTGGCTCGCCAAGCCGATGCTGCAGGCGCCGCCCGTGGTCGCGCTGGCCGGCGGCGCGGCGCTCTCCTATGTCGCGACCATTGTCGTCGCGCTTGCCTTCAGCGCCGGCCGCGAAGCGCTTCGCGAGGCCTTGCGGCTGATACCGGCAAGAGGGTTCCTCGCAGCCCCCAGCGGGGCGAAATGA